Proteins encoded by one window of Salmonirosea aquatica:
- a CDS encoding NAD-dependent epimerase/dehydratase family protein, translated as MKILITGGAGFVGSSLAIALKTNYPDYQIFALDNLKRRGSELNITRLKKAGVEFVHGDIRSKEDFDALPAVDTVIEASAEPSVLAGLDGTPDYLINTNLFGTVNCLNYALKHKAAFIFLSTSRVYPIKTLETLNFVEEETRFALADEQPVPGASAQGIAEDFPLDGARSLYGTTKLASELLIQEYKEFYNLKTVINRCGVITGPWQMGKVDQGVMVLWVAKHYFQQQLGYFGYGGTGKQIRDMLHVADLYRLIDWQLHNLDQVNGQILNAGGGLESSASLQELTKICQEVTGHTIPIKAVAETRTADIRLYVTDNTKVTTLTGWKPEIGIRQIVQEIAEWLKENEEDLGPILK; from the coding sequence ATGAAAATTCTTATTACGGGCGGAGCCGGGTTTGTCGGTTCATCACTGGCGATAGCCCTAAAAACCAACTATCCCGATTATCAGATTTTTGCCCTTGACAATCTTAAAAGAAGGGGCTCTGAATTGAACATTACCCGCCTGAAAAAAGCAGGCGTGGAGTTTGTCCACGGCGATATTCGCAGCAAAGAGGATTTTGATGCGCTGCCTGCCGTGGATACCGTGATCGAGGCATCCGCCGAACCTTCGGTGCTCGCCGGGCTGGATGGTACCCCCGACTACCTGATCAATACCAATCTGTTCGGAACGGTCAATTGCCTCAACTATGCGTTGAAGCACAAGGCGGCATTTATCTTTCTATCTACCAGCCGAGTGTACCCGATCAAGACGCTGGAAACGCTGAATTTTGTGGAGGAGGAAACCCGCTTTGCCTTAGCGGATGAACAGCCTGTCCCGGGCGCGTCGGCCCAAGGCATCGCCGAGGATTTCCCGCTCGATGGCGCGCGCTCGTTATACGGTACTACCAAGCTGGCTTCCGAATTATTGATTCAGGAATACAAAGAATTTTACAACCTCAAAACCGTCATCAATCGTTGCGGCGTTATCACGGGCCCGTGGCAGATGGGCAAGGTGGACCAGGGCGTGATGGTGCTGTGGGTAGCGAAGCATTACTTCCAGCAGCAACTAGGGTACTTTGGCTATGGCGGCACGGGCAAGCAAATCCGCGATATGCTTCACGTCGCCGACCTCTATCGCCTCATAGACTGGCAATTACACAACCTGGATCAGGTCAACGGCCAAATTCTCAACGCGGGTGGGGGACTGGAAAGCAGCGCGTCGTTGCAGGAGTTGACCAAAATTTGTCAGGAAGTGACGGGCCATACCATCCCCATTAAAGCCGTAGCCGAAACCCGCACGGCCGACATCCGGCTGTACGTGACCGACAACACTAAAGTGACGACGCTCACGGGTTGGAAACCGGAGATTGGCATCAGGCAGATCGTGCAGGAAATCGCCGAATGGCTTAAGGAAAATGAGGAAGATTTAGGGCCGATTTTGAAGTAG
- a CDS encoding aldo/keto reductase codes for MKTIPIGPNDAIPALGLGTWKSAEGEVYKAVIEAINAGYRHIDCAAIYGNEAEIGRALYDVMAKGTVKRADLWITSKLWNNSHRPQQVRPALEKTLNDLQLDYLDLYLIHWPVALKAGVAFPKDSSEFLSLKEVPISETWEALEACVDAGLTHHIGVSNFNVPKIKKLLETARIKPAMNQVEMHPFLQQNELVDFCHKNGIQLTAYSPLGSGDRPERLKKEDDPNLSEEETITEIAEKYGCSWAQVLLAWAINRGTVVIPKSVNPDRIKQNFEAADIELDNDDMARIGELDQHFRFINGETWAQAGTDYTLEGIWDK; via the coding sequence ATGAAAACTATACCGATTGGCCCAAACGACGCCATACCCGCCCTGGGACTGGGTACCTGGAAATCAGCCGAAGGCGAAGTATATAAAGCTGTCATAGAAGCGATTAACGCAGGGTACCGACACATCGACTGCGCCGCAATATACGGCAATGAAGCCGAAATAGGTCGCGCTCTATATGATGTGATGGCCAAGGGTACCGTAAAACGCGCAGACCTATGGATCACTTCAAAACTGTGGAATAATTCCCATCGACCGCAGCAGGTACGTCCGGCCTTGGAAAAAACATTGAACGACCTCCAGCTAGACTATCTGGATCTATATTTAATTCACTGGCCGGTAGCCCTGAAAGCGGGCGTCGCCTTTCCCAAAGACAGCAGCGAATTTCTAAGCCTGAAAGAGGTACCCATATCCGAAACCTGGGAGGCGTTGGAGGCCTGTGTGGATGCCGGACTGACGCATCACATCGGCGTGTCAAACTTCAATGTGCCAAAAATTAAAAAATTGCTCGAGACGGCTCGCATCAAACCGGCTATGAATCAGGTAGAAATGCACCCCTTTCTTCAGCAGAACGAGTTGGTGGATTTCTGTCATAAAAACGGCATACAACTCACGGCTTATTCGCCCCTGGGGTCGGGCGACAGGCCTGAGCGGTTGAAGAAAGAGGACGACCCTAACCTGTCAGAGGAGGAAACGATTACGGAAATTGCAGAAAAGTACGGCTGTAGCTGGGCGCAAGTGCTGCTGGCGTGGGCCATCAACCGAGGTACGGTAGTAATTCCCAAATCGGTAAATCCCGACCGGATCAAACAGAATTTTGAAGCCGCTGACATTGAACTGGATAATGACGATATGGCGCGTATTGGTGAGCTCGACCAGCATTTTCGCTTCATCAATGGCGAAACCTGGGCTCAGGCAGGCACCGACTATACCCTGGAAGGAATTTGGGATAAGTAG